One genomic window of uncultured delta proteobacterium includes the following:
- a CDS encoding putative nickel-responsive regulator (Evidence 3 : Function proposed based on presence of conserved amino acid motif, structural feature or limited homology) encodes MSSTVRFGVSMDADLLSEFDAFCGARGYDTRSEALRDLIRDALVEERGTHGDAMVAGTLTLVYDHHKSDLTQRLTAAQHDAHHLILATLHVHLDHYNCLEVLALRGKSGEVRVLAEQILAVKGVKHGKFVQTATGKEFK; translated from the coding sequence ATGAGCAGCACCGTCCGGTTCGGCGTTTCCATGGACGCGGATCTGTTAAGCGAATTTGACGCGTTTTGCGGCGCGCGGGGATACGATACCCGGTCCGAAGCGCTGCGCGACCTTATCCGGGACGCGCTGGTGGAAGAGCGGGGCACGCACGGGGATGCCATGGTCGCGGGCACGCTGACGCTCGTATACGACCACCATAAGAGCGACCTGACCCAGCGCCTGACCGCAGCCCAGCACGACGCGCACCATCTTATCCTGGCGACGCTGCACGTGCACCTCGACCATTACAACTGCCTCGAGGTGCTGGCCCTGCGCGGCAAAAGCGGCGAGGTCAGGGTTCTTGCGGAGCAAATCCTCGCGGTCAAGGGCGTCAAGCACGGCAAGTTCGTGCAGACGGCCACGGGCAAAGAGTTCAAGTAG
- a CDS encoding conserved hypothetical protein (Evidence 4 : Homologs of previously reported genes of unknown function), translating into MQTPTISLQMAPYSRYTPDITVPACGRDWILHRPADLETLWDSITDDEFGDDERLPYWVELWPASIALADWLADNKDRLRGKLCLDMGCGLGLSAMAASAAGAKVLAMDYEEEALRYARKNADSNKVPQPLWAVMDWRYPAVAAGTAAFIWGGDIMYERRFVDPVLRFIKHSLAPGGTVWMAEPNRDVYQYFRSALFHDNWTARPVYTGRLPAIYIQPERVSVTLWEISRGMS; encoded by the coding sequence ATGCAAACACCAACCATATCATTGCAGATGGCCCCATATTCCCGTTATACTCCGGATATCACGGTTCCCGCCTGCGGGCGTGACTGGATTTTGCACCGCCCGGCGGACCTTGAAACGTTGTGGGATTCCATCACGGATGACGAGTTCGGCGATGACGAGCGGCTGCCGTACTGGGTGGAGCTCTGGCCCGCGTCCATAGCCCTGGCGGATTGGCTGGCGGACAATAAAGACCGGCTGCGCGGCAAGCTCTGTCTTGACATGGGCTGCGGCCTCGGGCTTTCCGCCATGGCCGCGTCCGCCGCCGGGGCCAAAGTGCTGGCCATGGACTACGAGGAAGAGGCCTTGCGCTACGCGCGCAAAAACGCCGATTCCAACAAGGTGCCGCAACCCCTCTGGGCCGTCATGGACTGGCGGTACCCGGCCGTCGCGGCTGGAACCGCCGCGTTTATCTGGGGCGGGGACATCATGTACGAGCGCCGGTTCGTGGACCCTGTCCTGCGGTTCATCAAGCACTCTCTGGCGCCGGGCGGCACGGTCTGGATGGCGGAACCCAACCGCGATGTGTACCAGTACTTCCGCTCGGCCCTGTTCCACGACAACTGGACGGCGAGGCCCGTGTACACGGGCCGCCTGCCCGCGATATACATTCAGCCGGAGCGCGTCTCCGTTACCCTTTGGGAAATTTCACGGGGGATGTCATGA
- a CDS encoding Ribonuclease J 1, producing the protein MSNRKPFVTITPLGGLGEIGLNCFTLTTPEGMVMVDCGLMFPSDYHLGVGIIIPRFDHVLENKDMVKGVVITHGHEDHIGALPWLLSQIKVPVYASPFALALIEHKLKEHDLADKVPLIPALPGEPVSLAGCDFHFLPVCHSIIDGYGIGIETPVGKIVHTGDFKLDPDPLSGPGTDLAMFRAFAGDGGARLLLSDSTNVENEGHSLSEREVFASLKRFFTDSKGRIVVTLFSSHIQRIQEVFDCAKETGRSVVVNGRSLVNNIEMARELGRLTPPPGLYLDPATMPNLPDNEVVLLVTGSQGEPLSALSRIVRGDHKHLSIHTGDTVIMSSRLIPGNAVAVTRLINELYRRGAEVYYESVRAIHASGHAHKDELTDMLAAVRPEYFIPVHGEYRHLVKHRRLAVTCGVAPQKALLIEDGQPVTLTPDSMRLEEPIEAESIFVDGKGVGDVGQIVLKERHLLGDEGIVIATLVLEKETLEILHGPEVLSKGFVFEQQFNHVLEDARCIMLDVLDETGPDDIAGLQDKMRSALRRFFRKVMGRDPVVIPVVTIV; encoded by the coding sequence ATGAGCAACCGCAAACCCTTCGTCACCATAACCCCGTTGGGCGGGCTCGGCGAAATCGGCCTGAACTGCTTCACCCTGACCACGCCGGAAGGCATGGTCATGGTCGACTGCGGCCTGATGTTCCCCAGCGACTACCATCTGGGCGTGGGCATCATCATCCCCCGGTTCGACCATGTCCTTGAGAACAAGGACATGGTCAAGGGCGTGGTGATAACCCACGGCCACGAAGACCATATCGGCGCCCTTCCCTGGCTGCTCTCGCAAATCAAGGTGCCGGTATACGCCTCGCCTTTCGCGCTGGCCCTTATCGAGCACAAGTTGAAAGAACATGATCTCGCGGACAAGGTTCCCCTGATCCCCGCCCTCCCCGGCGAGCCTGTCTCGCTGGCCGGGTGCGATTTCCATTTTCTTCCGGTCTGCCACTCCATCATTGACGGGTACGGCATCGGTATCGAAACGCCGGTCGGCAAAATCGTGCACACGGGCGACTTCAAGCTGGATCCGGACCCTCTGAGCGGCCCCGGCACGGACCTTGCCATGTTCCGCGCCTTTGCCGGGGATGGCGGCGCGCGGCTGCTGCTCTCCGACTCGACGAACGTGGAGAACGAAGGGCACTCCCTGTCCGAACGCGAGGTGTTCGCGTCCCTGAAGCGGTTCTTCACGGACAGCAAGGGCCGGATCGTGGTCACGCTGTTCTCCAGCCATATCCAGCGCATCCAGGAAGTGTTCGACTGCGCCAAGGAAACGGGCCGCAGCGTGGTTGTCAACGGCAGAAGCCTCGTGAACAATATCGAGATGGCCCGCGAACTGGGCCGGTTGACGCCGCCGCCGGGCCTGTATCTCGACCCCGCGACCATGCCGAACCTGCCGGACAACGAGGTCGTGCTCCTGGTCACCGGCTCGCAGGGCGAGCCGTTATCCGCCCTTTCCCGCATCGTGCGCGGGGACCACAAACACCTCTCCATCCACACCGGGGACACGGTCATCATGTCTTCCCGCCTCATCCCCGGCAACGCCGTTGCCGTGACGAGGCTGATTAACGAACTCTACCGGCGCGGCGCGGAAGTGTATTACGAGTCGGTCCGTGCCATCCACGCCTCCGGCCACGCCCACAAGGACGAACTGACGGATATGCTCGCCGCCGTGCGGCCGGAATACTTCATCCCGGTGCACGGCGAATACCGGCACCTGGTCAAACACCGCCGGCTCGCCGTCACCTGCGGGGTTGCCCCGCAAAAAGCCCTGCTGATCGAGGACGGCCAGCCCGTCACCCTGACGCCGGATTCCATGCGTCTGGAAGAACCCATTGAGGCGGAATCCATCTTCGTGGACGGCAAGGGCGTGGGCGACGTGGGCCAGATCGTGCTGAAAGAGCGCCACCTGCTCGGGGATGAAGGCATCGTCATCGCGACGCTTGTGCTGGAAAAGGAAACCCTGGAAATTCTGCACGGCCCGGAAGTGCTGTCCAAGGGCTTTGTGTTCGAGCAGCAGTTCAACCACGTGCTGGAGGACGCCCGCTGCATCATGCTGGACGTTCTGGACGAAACCGGCCCGGACGACATCGCCGGCCTCCAGGACAAAATGCGCTCGGCCTTGCGCCGCTTCTTCCGCAAAGTCATGGGGCGCGACCCCGTGGTTATCCCCGTCGTCACCATTGTCTGA
- the dsvA gene encoding Sulfite reductase, dissimilatory-type subunit alpha, producing the protein MAKHATPKLDQLESGPWPSFVSDIKQEAESRAKNANAIEYQVPVDAPEDLLGVLELSYNDGETHWKHGGIVGVFGYGGGVIGRYCDQPEMFPGVAHFHTMRINQPAAKYYTTEFLRGLCDIWDMRGSGLTNMHGSTGDIIFLGTQTPQLEEIFYELTHKLNTDLGGSGSNLRTPECCLGTSRCEFACFDTQDLCYTLTQDYQDELHRPAFPYKFKFKFDGCPNGCVASIARSDFSVIGTWKDDIKIDQEAVKAYVGGEFVPGGGAHSSRDWGKFDIQAEVVDRCPTHCMKWDGAKLSINNKECTRCMHCINTMPRAVKIGDERGASILVGAKAPVLDGAQMGSLLVPFVEVTPPYDEVKEVIENIWDWWMEEGKNRERLGETIKRLSFQKLLEVTNIKAQPVHVQEPRHNPYIFFKEEDVPGGWDRDLEAYRKRHPIVGK; encoded by the coding sequence ATGGCGAAACACGCAACCCCCAAGCTGGACCAGCTTGAGTCCGGACCCTGGCCGAGCTTTGTCTCGGACATAAAGCAGGAAGCTGAAAGCAGGGCCAAAAACGCGAATGCGATCGAGTACCAGGTGCCCGTGGATGCCCCGGAGGATCTCCTGGGCGTGCTGGAACTGTCGTACAATGACGGGGAAACCCACTGGAAACACGGCGGCATCGTCGGCGTCTTCGGCTACGGCGGCGGCGTTATCGGGCGTTACTGCGACCAGCCGGAAATGTTCCCCGGCGTTGCGCACTTCCACACCATGCGCATCAACCAGCCCGCGGCGAAATACTACACGACGGAGTTTTTGCGCGGGCTGTGCGATATTTGGGATATGCGCGGCTCCGGCCTCACCAACATGCATGGTTCCACCGGCGACATCATCTTCCTGGGAACCCAGACCCCGCAGCTTGAAGAAATTTTCTATGAATTGACGCACAAACTGAACACTGACCTCGGCGGCTCCGGCTCCAACCTGCGCACCCCGGAATGCTGCCTCGGCACCTCCCGTTGCGAGTTCGCCTGTTTTGACACGCAGGATCTGTGCTACACCCTGACCCAGGACTACCAGGACGAGTTGCACCGGCCCGCGTTCCCCTACAAGTTCAAATTCAAATTTGACGGCTGCCCCAACGGTTGCGTGGCTTCCATCGCCCGGTCCGACTTTTCGGTCATCGGCACCTGGAAGGACGACATCAAGATCGACCAGGAAGCGGTCAAAGCCTATGTGGGCGGCGAATTTGTCCCCGGCGGGGGCGCGCATTCCAGCCGGGACTGGGGCAAGTTCGACATCCAGGCGGAAGTCGTTGACCGCTGTCCCACCCATTGCATGAAATGGGACGGCGCGAAGCTTTCCATCAACAACAAGGAATGCACCCGCTGTATGCACTGCATCAACACCATGCCCCGCGCTGTGAAGATCGGTGACGAACGCGGCGCGTCCATCCTGGTCGGCGCCAAGGCCCCGGTGCTTGACGGCGCCCAGATGGGCTCCCTCCTGGTGCCTTTTGTCGAAGTGACGCCCCCGTATGACGAAGTCAAGGAAGTCATCGAAAACATTTGGGACTGGTGGATGGAAGAAGGCAAAAACCGCGAGCGCCTTGGGGAAACCATCAAACGGCTCTCTTTCCAGAAACTGCTTGAGGTGACGAACATCAAGGCCCAGCCCGTGCATGTTCAGGAACCGCGCCACAACCCGTACATTTTCTTCAAGGAAGAAGATGTGCCCGGCGGTTGGGACCGCGACCTTGAAGCGTACCGTAAACGTCACCCGATAGTCGGCAAATAG
- the dsvD gene encoding Protein DsvD translates to MDAEQQKVVDFLNSKTSKTKFYFQDFLEVFPEKGPREVKKVLTSMINAEILEFWSSGSTTMYGLKGAGKQGHAEEG, encoded by the coding sequence ATGGATGCCGAGCAGCAAAAAGTTGTGGATTTTCTGAACTCCAAGACCAGCAAGACCAAGTTTTACTTCCAGGACTTTCTTGAAGTGTTCCCGGAAAAGGGGCCGCGTGAAGTGAAAAAGGTCCTGACCTCCATGATTAATGCGGAAATCCTTGAATTCTGGTCCTCGGGCAGCACCACCATGTACGGTTTGAAAGGCGCGGGCAAGCAAGGGCACGCCGAAGAAGGCTGA
- the folE gene encoding GTP cyclohydrolase folE2, with the protein MTVKMNPLQMADVQNGPAGVPLSIDTVGVKGLKLPLVVSDRARGAQHTVALVDLGVDLPGEFKGTHMSRFVEALEGWNEELSFKTMRTLLEDMKTRLMARKAYARFSFPYFIRKAAPVSGVSGLMPYECTLSGELEEGKPEMLLEVTVPVMTVCPCSKAISREGAHSQRTEIRFAVRMNAFCWIEECVDMAEKAGSSPVYPVLKREDEKFVTESAFARPMFVEDVVREVARQLDEHPLITCYAVEVESQESIHGHNAFARMSRDKRA; encoded by the coding sequence ATGACAGTAAAAATGAACCCCCTGCAAATGGCCGACGTGCAGAACGGCCCGGCGGGCGTGCCGCTTTCCATCGACACTGTCGGCGTCAAGGGGCTCAAGCTCCCCCTGGTGGTCAGCGACAGGGCCAGGGGCGCGCAGCATACCGTGGCGCTGGTCGATCTGGGGGTGGACCTGCCCGGCGAATTCAAGGGCACGCACATGAGCCGCTTCGTGGAAGCCCTGGAAGGCTGGAACGAAGAACTGAGCTTCAAGACCATGCGGACCCTTCTCGAGGATATGAAAACCCGGCTCATGGCCCGCAAGGCTTACGCCCGGTTCAGCTTTCCTTATTTTATCCGCAAGGCCGCGCCGGTTTCCGGCGTGTCCGGGCTCATGCCGTACGAATGCACGCTTTCCGGGGAACTGGAGGAAGGCAAGCCCGAGATGCTCCTGGAAGTGACCGTGCCGGTCATGACCGTCTGCCCCTGTTCCAAGGCCATAAGCCGCGAGGGCGCGCACAGCCAGCGCACGGAGATCCGCTTTGCCGTGCGCATGAACGCCTTTTGCTGGATAGAGGAGTGCGTGGACATGGCCGAAAAAGCCGGATCCTCCCCGGTATACCCGGTTCTGAAACGCGAGGACGAGAAGTTCGTCACGGAAAGCGCCTTTGCCAGGCCCATGTTCGTGGAGGACGTGGTGCGCGAGGTCGCGCGCCAGCTCGACGAGCACCCCCTGATAACCTGCTACGCCGTGGAAGTGGAAAGCCAGGAATCCATTCACGGGCATAACGCGTTCGCCAGAATGAGCCGCGACAAAAGAGCGTAG
- the dsvB gene encoding Sulfite reductase, dissimilatory-type subunit beta, producing the protein MAFVSSGYNPEKPMEGRISDIGPRKYDEFYPPFIAKNKGNWDYHEILEPGLAMHVAKDGDKVYTLRVGAARLMSVTHIREICDIADKYCDGYLRFTTRNNVEFMTQSMDTVKAMKADLEGRKFKGGSNKFPVGGTGCSISNIVHTQGWVHCHTPATDASGPVKAVMDEMYEEFKLMRMPAKLRIALACCINMCGAVHCSDIGLVGIHRKPPMIDHDWADRLCEIPLAVASCPTAAVRPTKIDKDGEKVNSIAIKNDRCMYCGNCYTMCPALPISDGEGDGVAIMVGGKVSNRISMPKFSKVVVAYIPNEPPRWPTLVKTVRHIVEVYAANAKKYERLGDWAERIGWERFFSLTGLEFTPHLIDDFRDPAYYTWRQSTQFKF; encoded by the coding sequence ATGGCATTCGTATCATCCGGCTACAATCCCGAGAAGCCCATGGAAGGGCGCATCTCCGATATCGGGCCGCGCAAATATGACGAGTTTTACCCGCCCTTCATCGCCAAAAACAAGGGCAACTGGGATTATCACGAAATTCTGGAACCGGGCCTTGCCATGCACGTGGCGAAAGACGGTGACAAGGTCTACACCCTGCGCGTGGGCGCGGCCCGTCTCATGAGCGTCACGCATATCCGCGAAATCTGTGATATCGCGGATAAATACTGCGACGGGTACCTGCGCTTCACCACCCGCAACAACGTGGAATTCATGACCCAGTCCATGGACACGGTCAAAGCCATGAAGGCGGACCTTGAAGGGCGCAAGTTCAAGGGCGGGTCCAACAAGTTCCCGGTGGGCGGCACGGGCTGCTCCATCAGCAACATCGTGCACACCCAGGGTTGGGTCCACTGCCACACCCCGGCCACGGACGCCTCCGGTCCGGTCAAAGCGGTCATGGACGAAATGTATGAAGAGTTCAAGCTCATGCGTATGCCGGCCAAGCTCCGCATCGCGCTCGCCTGCTGCATCAACATGTGCGGCGCGGTGCACTGCTCGGACATTGGCCTGGTGGGCATCCACAGAAAACCGCCCATGATCGACCACGACTGGGCCGACCGTCTGTGCGAAATTCCGTTGGCCGTGGCCTCCTGCCCGACCGCCGCGGTGCGCCCGACCAAGATCGACAAGGACGGCGAGAAGGTGAACTCCATCGCCATCAAAAACGACCGCTGCATGTACTGCGGCAACTGCTACACCATGTGCCCGGCGCTGCCCATTTCGGACGGCGAGGGCGACGGCGTCGCCATCATGGTGGGTGGCAAGGTTTCCAACCGCATCAGCATGCCCAAGTTCTCCAAGGTCGTTGTGGCGTACATCCCCAACGAGCCGCCGCGCTGGCCCACACTGGTCAAAACCGTGCGGCACATCGTGGAAGTGTATGCGGCCAACGCGAAAAAGTACGAACGCCTCGGCGACTGGGCCGAACGTATCGGCTGGGAGCGGTTCTTCAGCCTGACCGGGCTTGAGTTCACGCCGCACCTCATTGACGATTTCCGTGACCCGGCCTACTATACGTGGCGTCAGAGCACGCAGTTCAAGTTCTAG
- a CDS encoding Methyltransferase, type 11 family, whose protein sequence is MQKNSSVSKAVLHVGCGVHTPDKLHETFRGPGWREVRLDINPAVNPDILASITDMQGVADASFEALYSSHNLEHLHPHEVPLALAEFKRVLKPYGFALITVPDLRQAAQCIAEDKAEEPVLMTNKGPITPLDILYGFRPFLANGNLFMAHNFGFTAATLRAALADAGFCEISVEPDGEFNLWATASPSAALSSGKGAS, encoded by the coding sequence ATGCAAAAAAACAGTTCCGTCAGTAAGGCCGTTCTCCACGTGGGGTGCGGCGTTCATACGCCCGACAAGCTCCACGAAACGTTTCGCGGTCCGGGCTGGCGCGAAGTCCGGCTGGATATAAACCCGGCGGTCAACCCGGATATCCTCGCCTCCATCACCGACATGCAGGGCGTTGCCGACGCCTCCTTTGAGGCGCTCTACTCTTCCCACAACCTTGAGCATCTGCACCCGCACGAGGTGCCGCTTGCCCTTGCCGAGTTCAAACGGGTTCTCAAACCGTACGGATTCGCCCTCATCACCGTTCCGGACCTGCGGCAGGCGGCGCAATGCATCGCGGAAGACAAGGCCGAGGAGCCGGTTCTCATGACGAACAAGGGACCCATCACCCCCCTGGACATTCTGTACGGATTCCGCCCTTTCCTGGCTAACGGCAACCTGTTCATGGCCCACAATTTTGGCTTCACCGCCGCCACCCTCCGGGCCGCCCTCGCGGACGCGGGGTTTTGCGAGATTTCCGTCGAGCCGGACGGCGAGTTCAACCTCTGGGCGACCGCCTCCCCTTCCGCCGCCCTTTCCTCTGGCAAGGGGGCGTCATGA
- a CDS encoding putative Beta-lactamase domain protein (Evidence 3 : Function proposed based on presence of conserved amino acid motif, structural feature or limited homology) yields MRKTIVGWLITVGMLLLGSGTAPAAPAPEPVIIGNARVTALQDMPGEMPLTIFRGADLQAMQAMVPSGRAPAGVTVFLVQLSGQNMLVDTGFGANEPERRSALPELLRRVGVGMGDIGTVLLTHMHGDHIGGLVKDGAAVFSKAVIMVSEKELAFWTDPKTVKENPGLDKNVQMVKDVQKAYGDRLKTFAFNDPVAFGLTAIAATGHTPGHTMFLLLSEDSPLLFWGDLVHAAALQFANPDICATYDMNMPEAVATRRDVFAKAARERFPVAGAHLPFPAIGRVTKKDSGGEYEFTPGL; encoded by the coding sequence ATGCGAAAAACGATCGTCGGATGGCTGATAACCGTTGGAATGCTGCTGCTGGGATCCGGAACGGCTCCGGCCGCCCCCGCTCCCGAGCCGGTCATTATCGGCAACGCCAGGGTCACGGCCCTGCAGGACATGCCCGGCGAAATGCCGCTCACCATCTTTCGCGGCGCGGACCTGCAGGCGATGCAGGCGATGGTCCCCTCCGGGCGCGCGCCGGCCGGGGTGACGGTTTTCCTGGTGCAGCTCAGCGGGCAGAACATGTTGGTGGATACCGGGTTCGGGGCGAACGAGCCGGAGAGGAGAAGCGCGCTTCCCGAACTGTTGCGGCGTGTCGGGGTGGGTATGGGCGATATCGGCACCGTTCTCCTGACCCACATGCACGGGGATCATATCGGCGGACTCGTCAAGGACGGGGCGGCTGTTTTTTCCAAAGCGGTCATCATGGTAAGCGAGAAGGAACTGGCTTTCTGGACCGACCCGAAAACTGTGAAGGAAAACCCCGGCCTGGACAAGAACGTACAGATGGTGAAGGACGTGCAAAAAGCCTACGGCGACAGGCTTAAGACCTTCGCGTTCAACGATCCCGTCGCCTTCGGCCTCACCGCCATCGCCGCAACGGGGCACACGCCCGGGCACACCATGTTTTTACTGCTGTCGGAAGACAGCCCTCTGTTGTTCTGGGGCGATCTCGTTCACGCGGCGGCCTTGCAGTTCGCGAACCCCGATATTTGCGCGACATACGATATGAACATGCCCGAGGCCGTGGCGACGCGGCGGGACGTGTTCGCAAAAGCCGCGAGAGAAAGATTTCCGGTGGCCGGAGCCCATTTGCCGTTTCCCGCCATCGGCCGGGTGACCAAGAAGGACAGCGGCGGCGAATATGAATTCACGCCGGGGCTGTAA
- a CDS encoding conserved hypothetical protein (Evidence 4 : Homologs of previously reported genes of unknown function) yields MHDELGSYYYPNPADPRSRVYVREGDNGLEFRLWHAEYPAVWEKHGWMAQATLEKAAAMYRDMGRESNPMALYDVAVAQALVREERRRKETL; encoded by the coding sequence ATGCACGACGAACTCGGTTCCTACTATTATCCCAATCCGGCGGATCCCCGCAGCCGCGTCTATGTGCGCGAGGGCGATAACGGCCTGGAATTCAGACTCTGGCACGCCGAGTACCCCGCGGTGTGGGAAAAGCACGGCTGGATGGCCCAGGCCACGCTGGAAAAGGCTGCGGCCATGTACCGCGACATGGGCAGGGAAAGTAATCCCATGGCCCTCTACGACGTTGCCGTGGCGCAGGCCCTGGTGAGGGAAGAGCGCCGCCGCAAGGAGACTTTGTAG
- a CDS encoding conserved hypothetical protein (Evidence 4 : Homologs of previously reported genes of unknown function) → MSKHWLEANGSRLMAEILRDFCAVSIALEEQFTRYDDAGNISYAVIRETLGEEMNRGILWRLKDTAHHLLRNAQNATVAGKLLDWAIGYIFHETLKLLEDTHQHQYYAPSLFSMAEDNPSPELTAISRDFTEMALETQEDMGRAVSRIRKLLAHARLFFHRCYAGQKDNMYLARLLYDREELVREAFAGEYDNFRAAVYGKKPHMLYVNAAVSLAHGGRRQDARAALEKAESLAPEAPETAAARKTVFPG, encoded by the coding sequence ATGTCCAAACACTGGCTTGAAGCGAACGGCTCACGCCTGATGGCGGAAATACTGCGGGATTTCTGCGCGGTCAGCATAGCCCTGGAAGAACAGTTCACGCGCTACGACGACGCGGGGAACATCTCATACGCCGTCATCCGGGAAACCCTCGGTGAGGAGATGAACCGGGGCATTCTCTGGCGGCTCAAGGATACGGCCCACCACCTCCTGCGCAACGCGCAGAACGCCACCGTTGCCGGCAAGCTCCTGGACTGGGCCATCGGCTACATTTTCCACGAAACGCTGAAGCTCCTGGAAGACACCCACCAGCATCAATATTACGCGCCCAGCCTTTTTTCCATGGCGGAGGACAACCCCTCCCCCGAGCTGACGGCCATATCCAGAGACTTCACCGAGATGGCCCTTGAAACCCAGGAGGACATGGGCCGGGCGGTCAGCCGCATCCGCAAGCTTCTCGCGCATGCGCGGCTGTTCTTCCACCGCTGCTACGCGGGACAGAAAGATAATATGTACCTTGCCCGCCTGCTGTACGACCGGGAAGAGCTGGTCCGCGAAGCCTTCGCCGGGGAGTACGACAACTTCCGCGCCGCCGTTTACGGGAAAAAGCCCCACATGCTGTATGTGAACGCGGCCGTCTCCCTGGCGCACGGCGGCAGGCGGCAGGACGCGCGCGCCGCGCTGGAGAAGGCCGAAAGCCTCGCCCCGGAAGCCCCGGAAACAGCGGCGGCGCGCAAAACCGTCTTTCCCGGTTAG
- the cobB gene encoding Cobyrinic acid A,C-diamide synthase — protein sequence MSMPRLVVSGLSGGAGKTTVSLGLIRAFTRQNIQVHPFKKGPDYIDTAWLAMAAHGKASTLDPFFCDAEGLRRHFFSRSAGADLAVIEGNRGLFDGRDLAGSASTAEVARHLDAPVLLVVDITKMTRTAAALVAGCKNFPGGERIAGVILNRAGTARHAALAKRAVEELAGVPVFGVLPRLDAPPICERRAGLVTVGMDDAADKTLDGIADVICDHTDLEAILSVTRDVAVHDLDGLLEPVIFPVPSVRIGVVRDGALWQYYDENLEALRMAGAELVFVSLLDGGPWPDIDGLYLGGGDLSPHAAALAADTGRQAAVRALVEAGMPVYAEHSGYFYCGRTFTSGGVSHAMAGIFPVTAAVTEKPARLGYMEAVVTRDTPFFPANFRCKGHEYHYANLAVDGSGNAALRKKAGGGAIDVPDGLVYKSAFGSSMQIFAPAVPEWAPGFVRAAKAWRSGGGS from the coding sequence ATGTCCATGCCCAGGCTTGTCGTCTCCGGCCTTTCCGGAGGCGCGGGCAAGACGACCGTCAGCCTCGGTCTCATCCGGGCCTTTACCCGCCAGAACATCCAGGTACACCCTTTTAAAAAGGGGCCGGATTACATCGATACCGCGTGGCTCGCCATGGCGGCGCACGGGAAAGCCAGCACGCTCGATCCCTTTTTCTGCGACGCGGAGGGGTTGCGCCGCCACTTTTTTTCCCGGTCCGCCGGGGCGGACCTGGCGGTCATCGAAGGCAACCGGGGGCTTTTTGACGGGCGGGATCTGGCGGGCAGCGCCTCCACGGCGGAAGTGGCCCGCCATCTTGACGCGCCCGTTTTGCTGGTGGTGGATATCACCAAAATGACCAGAACCGCGGCCGCGCTGGTTGCCGGGTGCAAGAATTTCCCGGGAGGCGAGCGCATTGCCGGGGTTATCCTGAACCGGGCAGGCACGGCCCGCCATGCCGCCCTTGCCAAACGGGCCGTGGAAGAGCTGGCCGGGGTGCCGGTGTTCGGCGTTTTGCCGCGCCTGGACGCGCCGCCGATTTGCGAGCGCCGCGCCGGGCTGGTCACGGTCGGCATGGACGACGCGGCGGACAAGACCCTGGACGGTATCGCGGACGTCATTTGCGACCATACGGACCTTGAGGCGATTCTCTCGGTCACGCGCGATGTCGCCGTCCACGACCTCGACGGTCTTCTTGAGCCCGTCATATTCCCTGTTCCGTCGGTCCGCATCGGGGTGGTCCGCGACGGCGCGCTCTGGCAGTACTATGACGAAAACCTTGAGGCGCTCCGCATGGCCGGGGCGGAGCTTGTTTTTGTCTCGCTGCTGGACGGCGGCCCCTGGCCCGATATCGACGGGCTGTACCTCGGCGGCGGCGATCTCTCCCCGCACGCCGCCGCCCTTGCGGCCGATACCGGCAGGCAGGCCGCCGTCAGGGCGCTGGTGGAGGCCGGCATGCCGGTATATGCGGAGCATTCCGGGTATTTTTATTGCGGCCGGACCTTTACCAGCGGCGGCGTTTCCCACGCCATGGCCGGTATCTTTCCCGTCACGGCGGCCGTTACCGAAAAACCGGCCCGCCTCGGGTACATGGAAGCCGTGGTCACGCGCGATACGCCGTTTTTCCCGGCGAACTTCCGCTGTAAAGGGCATGAGTACCACTACGCCAATCTGGCCGTGGACGGTTCCGGCAATGCGGCGCTCCGGAAAAAAGCCGGGGGAGGGGCCATTGATGTGCCCGACGGTCTGGTGTACAAGTCTGCCTTTGGCTCGTCCATGCAGATTTTCGCGCCGGCGGTGCCCGAATGGGCGCCGGGGTTTGTCCGGGCGGCGAAAGCCTGGCGAAGCGGCGGCGGAAGCTGA